Genomic DNA from Pirellulales bacterium:
CGCCCGATGCGGATCAATATCGGGCAGCAGGGTACTCTTGAGCGTCGATCAAGACTCCGGCGCCCGATAGCGGATAGATTTGCACTCCGTCCAAGGTGCGTCATCCTGGCGGGCGAGCTAAACTCGGCCAGCGAGCAAGCCGTGGGAGACCAAAAAGTCATGAAAGTGATGTCAGGGCGCTGGGGGCGCCTGTGTCTGGCGATCGGCTGCGCACTGTTGGCCACTATTGGTCCAGCAGTACACGCCGCCGATCTGTTTCGCCCGGACAACCTCGTGGCCTGGTGCATTGTTCCGTTCGACTCCGCGCGTCGCACTCCCGAGCAGCGCGGTGCGATGCTCGAACGGCTTGGCATTTTTCAATTGGCCTACGATTGGCGCGACGAGCACGTGCCGTTGTTCGACGAAGAAGTGGCGGCCATGCAGCGGCACGGCGTACGCATCATGGCCTGGTGGATGGCCGGCCCCGATTTGAATGAAGTCAACCGTAAGATTCTTGACGTCGTTCGCCGCCATGGCCTGCGGATGCAATTCTGGGTGATCATGGGCGATCCGCCCGCGGACGTCGATCGCGTGCAGGCGTGTGCCGACGCGATTCGGCCTCTCGCCCTCGAGGCTGCGAAACTCGAATGCCAGATCGGCTTGTACAACCATGGCGGGTGGTTTGGCGAACCAGAGAACCAGCTCGCCATCCTCGAGCGGCTGCAACTGCCCAACGTCGGCATCGTCTACAACCTTCACCATGCACACGGCCACCTCGAACGTTTTGCCGAAATCTTGGCACGCATCAAGCCGCATTTGCTGGCACTGAACCTCAACGGGATGATGCCGCACGGCGACGAACAGGGGCAGAAGATCCTGCCGATCGGCGCGGGCACGCTCGACCTGGAACTGCTGCGCACGATCGACGCGAGCGGCTATCGAGGCCCGATCGGCATCTTGAACCACACCGACCTGGACGCCGAAGCGCGGCTGGCCGACAACCTGGACGGGCTGGCCTGGCTGGTCAAGCGCTTGCGCGGCAACGCCGACGCCTCGCGGCCGAAGTTTCGCACCTATGCAGACGCGCCTGCCCATCAGGACGCGTCAACCACCATGCCGCTCAATGCGGCCGAACAGACGCAGGTCGACGCGTTGGTACATGCGGCGCAGCGGAGCGGAAACGCCCTGCGCGGAGCCACAGTGTTCGCATCGCCCAAGTTCGCCTGCCTGTCGTGTCATCGCGTGGGTGATACGGGCGGCGCGATTGGGCCCGAGCTGTCGCGCGTGGGCGCGAGCTTGCGGGCCGAAGAGATCGTCGAGGCGTTGCTCTGGCCCAAACGACACGTCAAGCCCGAATTTCTTGCGTGGACGCTGGTCTCCGACGAGGGCATTACCCATCAAGGCTATGTCGAGCGTGAGGACGCGCAACAGCTCGTGCTGTTTGAAACGGCAACCGGACAGCGCCTCACCTTTGCGGCGGAATCGATCGTCGAGCGGCAACCCCTGGGGTCGCTGATGCCGGAAAACCTCTGCGCTGCCATGACCAGTGTGCAGCAGCGCGATCTCGTACGATTTCTGCTCGACCAGGGCCACGAACGCGGTGTTGCGAGTGCCGTGGCAGTGGCTCACGCCCATCAGCCGACGGCGTTTGATTGCGATCGGTCGCCGCTTGATCCCGGTGCGCACGAATTCGCACAACACCCGGTGAATCGCGACCGGCTCTACGATTACTACGCCAAGGAGGCCGACTTCTTTCGCGACCATGCGCCCAGCGCGATGCTCCTGCCCGAGTATCCAGGACTCGATGGTGGTGTGTTGGGACATTGGGGAAATCAGAACGAAGATACGTGGCGCGACGATCGCTGGAACGCGATGGACAACGGCAGCTTGATCAGCGGCGTGTTTCACGGACCGCAAGGGCCCGTTGCGCGAGCGATTTGCGTACAGCTCGATAATCAACGGGCCATATGCTTCGATACCGACAAGTTGGAGTACGTTGCCGCGTGGCGCGGCGGATTCGTGAAATTCTCGTCCGTGCGTCACGGTTTCCTCGACGGATTGCGCGCCGACGGGGTCGAGCTGGCGATTCCCACGGAGCCGCGGCCCGCGGGCCAGGGGCGCTATCTCGGCCTGTACCGCCACGGGGCTCGTGTCGTGTTTGCTTACGAGATTGACGGAGTGCGGATGCTGGATGAGCCCTTGGCGACGTCCGAAGCGGTCCAAAGAGTCGTCGCCCCGGCGGCCGCGCATCCGGCGCGCGAACTCGTCCACGGTGGCGCCGTGCAATGGCCGCAAGTGTTTGAAACGCAAGGCACGCTGGGCGCTCAGAGCCCCTACGCGATCGATCGCATTACGTTGCCGAGCCAGACGCCTTGGAACTCGTTGTTTTTCTTCGGCGGGCACGATTTTCTGCCCGACGGCAGTGCGCTGCTCTGTACGATGCAGGGCGAGGTCTGGCATGTCTCGGGGTTGGACGCGAACCTGGGCCACGTGCGCTGGAAGCGCTTTGCCGCGGGCCTGCATCACGCGCTCGGGCTCGTTGTCGCCGACGGTGGCGTCTACGTGCTCGGCCGCGATCAGATCACGCGGTTGCACGACTTGAACGGCGATGACGAGGCCGACTACTACGAATGCTTCTGCCGTAGCTACGACACCTCGCCGGCTGGTCACGATTTTGTCTGCGGGCTCGAACGTGACGCGGCGGGCAATTTCTACACCGCCTCGGGGAAGCAAGGGGTGATGAGGATTTCGCCCGATGGAAGCAAACTCCAGATCCTGGCAACGGGCCTCCGCAACCCGGATGGGCTGGCCTTGCTCCCCGATGGCTCACTGACCGTTCCGGCGTCGGAGGGCGAATGGACCGTGACTTCCTATATCGGGCTCGTGGGAGCACCTGGTACTTCGAACCTGGCGGCGGGCCTGAATACGAAGAATCTCGTTCCGCACTTCGGCTTGGGTGGCTTGCGCGATGGCCGCGTCGATTGGCCCTTGGTTTACCTGCCGCGCGGGATCGACAACTCGGCTGGCGGGCAGACGTACATCGACAGCCAACGCTGGGGGCCTTTGGCCGACAACCTCGTGCATTAC
This window encodes:
- a CDS encoding TIM barrel protein, with translation MKVMSGRWGRLCLAIGCALLATIGPAVHAADLFRPDNLVAWCIVPFDSARRTPEQRGAMLERLGIFQLAYDWRDEHVPLFDEEVAAMQRHGVRIMAWWMAGPDLNEVNRKILDVVRRHGLRMQFWVIMGDPPADVDRVQACADAIRPLALEAAKLECQIGLYNHGGWFGEPENQLAILERLQLPNVGIVYNLHHAHGHLERFAEILARIKPHLLALNLNGMMPHGDEQGQKILPIGAGTLDLELLRTIDASGYRGPIGILNHTDLDAEARLADNLDGLAWLVKRLRGNADASRPKFRTYADAPAHQDASTTMPLNAAEQTQVDALVHAAQRSGNALRGATVFASPKFACLSCHRVGDTGGAIGPELSRVGASLRAEEIVEALLWPKRHVKPEFLAWTLVSDEGITHQGYVEREDAQQLVLFETATGQRLTFAAESIVERQPLGSLMPENLCAAMTSVQQRDLVRFLLDQGHERGVASAVAVAHAHQPTAFDCDRSPLDPGAHEFAQHPVNRDRLYDYYAKEADFFRDHAPSAMLLPEYPGLDGGVLGHWGNQNEDTWRDDRWNAMDNGSLISGVFHGPQGPVARAICVQLDNQRAICFDTDKLEYVAAWRGGFVKFSSVRHGFLDGLRADGVELAIPTEPRPAGQGRYLGLYRHGARVVFAYEIDGVRMLDEPLATSEAVQRVVAPAAAHPARELVHGGAVQWPQVFETQGTLGAQSPYAIDRITLPSQTPWNSLFFFGGHDFLPDGSALLCTMQGEVWHVSGLDANLGHVRWKRFAAGLHHALGLVVADGGVYVLGRDQITRLHDLNGDDEADYYECFCRSYDTSPAGHDFVCGLERDAAGNFYTASGKQGVMRISPDGSKLQILATGLRNPDGLALLPDGSLTVPASEGEWTVTSYIGLVGAPGTSNLAAGLNTKNLVPHFGLGGLRDGRVDWPLVYLPRGIDNSAGGQTYIDSQRWGPLADNLVHYSYGAGSYFLVLRDEVAGVSQGAVTPLPGDFAAGPHRGRFHPHDGQLYVCGMGGWGTYTIADGSFERVRYTGDAVQLPVAFRVHQNGVRVTFSSPLEEDRAGRAELQFTQAWNYRFSAAYGSAEYAPSHPGAVGHDRWPVTAAHVLADGRSVFFEIPDLQPVNQLHLRMQVDAGRPIDLFATVHVLDVPFTSYPGYEALEKPAPPHPQQIDLALLDRPPVPNPWRDSIDGARELRIEAGKNLNYATRVLNAKAGEALRLTLVNPDVVPHNWVLVQPGAFQRVGNLVNRLVGNPEAANRQYVPDSEDILAYTDVVPAGTEFSIYFHAPKQPGRYPFLCSFPGHWMVMNGQLVVEE